One Nitrospira sp. DNA window includes the following coding sequences:
- a CDS encoding UDP-glucose 4-epimerase, translating into MKILVTGNMGYVGPLVLRRLRESHPGATLIGYDMGYFAHCLTGVSRFPESRVDVQHFGDIRRIPEEILRGVDGIVHLCAISNDPMGALYEDVTTAINYRASIELAQKAKRAGVKKFVFASSCSVYGFAEGGPRREEDALNPLTAYAKSKVSTERDLAALASETFTATCLRFATACGMSDRLRLDLVLNDFVAGALASKRINILSDGTPWRPLIHVKDMARAIDWAVQREHRDGGTFLTLNVGSDGWNYQVKDLAGAVAKLIPGVEVSINKDAQPDKRSYRVNFDKFTKVAQGFLPEVDLHQAVVDLRDGLTAMHFQDPNFRTGEFIRLVTLKRLRETAHLTDNLEWTDRASR; encoded by the coding sequence ATGAAGATCTTGGTCACCGGCAATATGGGGTATGTCGGACCATTAGTGTTGCGCCGTTTGCGCGAGTCCCATCCAGGAGCGACGCTCATCGGGTATGACATGGGCTACTTTGCGCACTGCCTGACGGGTGTGTCGCGCTTTCCGGAAAGTCGAGTTGACGTGCAACACTTCGGAGACATTCGGCGGATTCCGGAGGAGATTCTGCGAGGTGTTGATGGAATCGTGCATCTGTGCGCCATCTCCAACGATCCCATGGGGGCCCTCTATGAAGATGTAACGACGGCGATTAACTATCGGGCCAGCATCGAGCTTGCGCAGAAGGCAAAGCGGGCCGGGGTCAAGAAGTTCGTGTTTGCGTCGAGTTGCAGCGTCTATGGGTTTGCCGAAGGCGGGCCGCGTCGAGAAGAGGACGCCCTCAATCCTCTGACGGCCTATGCCAAATCGAAAGTCTCCACCGAACGAGACCTTGCAGCGCTGGCATCGGAAACCTTCACGGCAACCTGTCTCCGGTTCGCCACCGCTTGCGGAATGAGTGATCGGCTGCGGCTCGACCTGGTATTAAATGACTTCGTAGCCGGTGCACTCGCGTCCAAGCGCATTAACATTCTGAGTGATGGAACTCCCTGGCGTCCGCTTATTCACGTCAAAGATATGGCTCGAGCCATCGATTGGGCCGTGCAACGTGAGCATCGGGACGGCGGGACCTTCTTGACGCTGAATGTGGGGAGTGATGGGTGGAATTATCAGGTCAAGGATTTGGCGGGGGCGGTCGCCAAGCTTATTCCCGGCGTGGAAGTGTCGATCAACAAAGATGCACAGCCCGATAAACGATCCTACCGGGTGAATTTTGACAAGTTCACCAAGGTGGCCCAAGGATTCCTTCCCGAAGTAGACCTTCATCAAGCCGTCGTCGATCTCCGTGATGGCCTTACGGCTATGCATTTCCAGGATCCCAATTTCAGGACGGGGGAGTTCATTCGTTTGGTGACATTGAAGCGCCTCCGGGAAACCGCGCATCTCACGGATAACCTTGAATGGACCGACCGAGCCTCTCGATGA